TAGCGTTTCACAGTCGGCACACTGCTTGTTGTAGAGCAATGTGGCTAGCTATTGCATCCCATACGAAGAAGTGGGCCCAAACATAATGTCCTTAGGTTGAACATGACCGTACAAGTGACGTAATAGAATACAGAAGGGTCTCATCCGCCAAAAAGGTGATGAAATCTCTTTTTCTTTGTATTTCCCACTCCTAAATCCGCTTTTCTGCATGATATTGCCTCTTTGTACCCTGTTTTACggatactgaaaaaaaaaaaaaaaaagaaaacatcatTACCTCCTGACTTTCGAAAACCACGAAACTTAAAAAACGCAAGGGGGCTAACTACACCCGCTCACAATAATGCAAAGTAACATGTAATATCAACGGCGTGCACGCAAGAGGTATTATTCATTCGTGTGGCAACGTAATTTGCCCCCCCTTTTCAGAAGCACTAGTACGTTCGCACGCCCAGAATTTTGTGGACATAGCGTATATAAAGACAGTGGCAGACTTTACCTACGTGACGAGGTAGAAGAGGAACGTGCAGGCGGCCACCCAGTGACTGGCAAAGTGCAGCTCCGACCACTTGGACAGGGTGTGCCACATGCTGTAGCCCTGTCCAAATATCACAACAATCGTGTTAACCCACGAGGAAATTAAAAATTCTCCACTATTTTCTCATTTTTGTTTGGGCAAACTTGGTACTGACTGCACTCACACTTTCTGTGCGTATGTGTGTACATATGTGACCTAGGGCCTGTAATTGATTTCTAACCCtgcagacattttttttttccttctttttttcttcaagcgCTTCCCTTagagtgccactccggacttgGAAAACTGCATTCACTTTATTTAGTTCATGAGAAGAAGGTACCTCCAAAGAAGGTATACGCCAAATTTCAATCCCGTTTACGAACGTTGCGCATTTTtatcaatttttgaagatctgctgacctCCACGAGcttcgatgacgcgaggagcaGGTGACATCATGTCTTGCCCACagattgcaatgatgtcatgttctggagggAGCGTCCTCCTCCTTGCAACGACGCTGGCATgtggggagggtcacgtggcgctgatcgaaagaggaggaaaatgggagagatagCTTCCCCCTCCTTGTGtattctcgaaggtcggaggatatgtcacATGATAGAGCCGACCCGCGTGGGGCTCTGCTAACGGAGTCCAAAAAGTGAGCCCCTCGAAAGACTATGCGAAGGGCAACAACATTTGCCAGTTGAGAGTCTGGTGTCCCGTCGGACCGTCACAGACCGTCAAGCGCCTGCGTGTTGTGTATCTCTCTCTGTCCCTGTCCCTGTAGCACTTTGAAGTAATGTTAAAGTTATGGGCTCCGTCAGAACATAactagggttcttcgttttcaggTTAAACCTGATTCTTCACGatagttgaagttgaagttagcactcaattctttttgaCAAACattagttggtgacatgatgAACATTTCAGTGATAacaactccctttagtgaagaagagcgttaaattcaagttaagggaccgttcaTCTTGGTTTAAATGTTAATCGACGTTGGTGAAACCAGGCCATTGTGGTACGCGTTCCATAGATGGGTTTTCCGGATGCAACCGTCCCTCTAAAAGAGGGTACTTCTGCAGTAAAGCGGGGATTCACAAATCGAAGGCGCCGTACTTGCTCCTGAAGATCCGTCGGTGCATCAAACATGACCCCCAGGTAGGCCAAATGGAAGACAGTCAAGAGACCAAAGAGCAGGTTGACGGCAAACACCATGGGCTGGTCCTGTGCCAAGGACATGACTCTCACAACGAGGCTCCAGTTGACCAAAGGTATTCCTACTCACGCTCTTGTACTTGTGGCCACAATTAGGCTTGCACTTCTTGGCTGCCACGCACGCTTCGAACACTGTGGCCAGCTTGTGTCGAAGAACTGTAGCAAACTTAGCATTTTAATGTGCCCGGCAGATGTAGAGGGGACATGAAGTGATTCTCAAAAGCTCTGAGTTCTCAGCAGAGAATGGTCCTCAAGAACAACTTTTACCTCCCCCCCGCCCCCCGCACAAGCGATCCAATGTCACTTGCATCCTTCGCCCATTCTAAGTCAGTCCTTCTAAAGAGGCTTGCAGAGCTTATGAGGATgcttcatggtccctttaatgccCAGTGAGAGGCGCTGCCTCACCATGCTCTGTGTAGGTATAAAAGCCTAATGAAAGCAGCACGGCCGCCAGCTGAAAGTTGAGACCCTGCAAAAACGGTAACACCAGATTGACAAATGTTATCGAGCTTTTGTCAGATTATTCTAAAATTTGACATGTGAAGATAGGTCGAAAACCAAGGGACACTGTGAGTATTCACATGCACACACCCAGGCAGCACCCCAACGTGGGTCCCAGAGGCTGGACAAATATTGGTTATCTCGGATTCCCAATGTTGGCCCAATCTTACAATTGCAACCCGGCCCAAGCAAGGCCTAATATTGGCACGCCAGTATTCAGCTCCAGTATTGTCAATGTAGATCCCATATTGCCCAGGCAGCAGTTCAATATTGGCCTCAGattggtcccatattgggtAAATGGGAAGTCAATATAGGCCCAACCAATATACAATATTGGCACGCCCATGTACCGGTTTGCCAGTGCAGTTATCATATTCCAtgtctttttacttttttgtagTATTTCCAGCGTTACTGGCAGGCCTATGAACTGAATTACTATGCTCTGACCCGAAGATTTCGTGCTAACAAAGATACataaaaggaaaggaaacaaaGGCGGAAAAGAGCTCTATAAAGAACGCCAAAACTCTTGGCACAAGACCGTCATCAAATAGTGGTTTTCATTCGACACCGCATTAGAAGCATAACATAAAAAGAAACCAATGTGAAGGAGGGTAGTATAAGGGAGCGAAGGCGTGCTCATAACAGTGTGATGATTGTGTCTTAACTCTCGCAAAATGCAAATCATCATCAAAATTGTTGTCACGAACACTTCTGGTATCCATTCGCAGCAGGTATTCAGCTTCTTACTTGATATGTTACCTGTATTGTGACAACCTATTACATACTGAGCCACACAGTAATGTTTTACGTGTCACTGTACGAACTGCGGTGGCAATATGGGTTCTGGAGAATTGACCCTTCTAGGACAGGGTTTCAACTGTAAAATTGGGCCAATGTTGCCACCGTTTGGCCAGTCTGGGCCCTGTAGTGGCTTCTATACTCCTTTAGGCAAAAATATAAGGAACGAAATCATATTCCACAATCTGAAGCTTATTCATCAAACTCTGCCAAAAGAAAAAGTGGAACACCTACATGTAGAAGTGAGCTTGCTGCGTACGTCACAAGGATGGCAGCAAACGTCCCACACGGATGCACCGGCCGAAACACGTCTGCCACAATGCCAGAAATGGGAACAGGAGGTTTAGTATGTAACAATACATGTGGCAGAGGAAGAGTCTTACAGTGCTTCAGCCAAGTGTGCATGGATCGATTCCAGTGGATGACGACGCATACCAGTGACCTCGGGACTTCCACGTCTTTGGGGGAGGATATGGAAAGATCCCTGCAAAAGGTGTCGTCATCaatctatccaactggttcgcCGTCCATtcaccagcagctgccgctgttttgccgaCTATCCTTTCATTTACTGACCAAGAGCGCTCTGAAGCTCTGCCAACTGGATgcgggccaataggaggacgcggagggtAGGCACTTCctaagcctctgctctcgcctaagagatggcgcagcatTACCTGTGTTTTGCGCAttgcaaggcttctgccataaCACACCAATCTAACCCacggcttcgccgtccgttaaccggCATACACACGACTCCCGCTAGGCCTCATTCccatgttgacggacggcgaagccgttggttagattggggTGCCATGACAGACACCTTGCGACACGCGAAACAACAGTAACACTGCGCCATCTATTAGTcaagagcagaggcttgggaagtgcctgccctccgcaTCCTCCTATTGGCCCACATCCAGGAAGCGGGGCCTCCCTTGCttttggtcagcaaacgcaaggatagtcgtTTTTTCCTGccacaaggcttctgccatggcgcaccaatttAACCAACGGCTTTGCCATCCATTAACCGGCGTACGTGCAACTCCTGCTTGGCCTCCTTCCCATGTTGACGGACGGCAAAGCGTTTTGTTAGATTGGAGTGCCGTGGAAGAAGCCTCGCGACACGCTAAACAATGGTAACGCTGGTAACAATGGTAACACCACCTCTTACGCGTGAGCAGAGCCCTTGAGCCCTCGCTCTTGGGCAGCAAATGCAAGGACAGTCCATACAGTTCTGTGCTGTGTTCAGTGTGTCTGTTCTGTTCAGTTACTGTGTTCTGCCTGTGTTCTTTTGACTCCTTGCATGTGTATGGTGCTTCCTACCAATAAGCCCACATTCCTGTGTCAATAATCAACTGCAAGGTGTGCGAAAGCAATTTGCAAACTTATGGCCATACCAAGACCCATCGCGGCTGACGCCCGCTACAACTGCCGAAGTTTCTGAGAGGAAGCTGATGAAATAGTGACTAAAGCGAAAGGCTAGTGCGTCCCTGTAGGCAGCGGGCCACCTGAAAAAGAGCAAGTCATGAACGGAGGTTCTCAGGTAAGGCCACTAGCCAATAGAGAAAAGAGATTTACTTTAGATCAGCTACGGGAAGAAACCATCCTGCCCAGCAGGTGGACACAGTGAGGCTCATGTATGACAGCAGGAAGCTCCGAATGGCCGACAGTCCCCATATCACATCCAGTTCCTACAGCATGTGCATTCAGAGACATCGTTGCCAATTGAAATACATGAAAGCTCTGCCATTACTGGCAGGATAAAACACATTTGCCAAGTTCTGATCACCTATGAAATAGCACAGGTTAGAAAAAGCAACAGCAGTGTGTAAACAGCAGAAAGaaagtgaaagaaagaaaaagaaagaacagcagTGTGTGAGAATTGTACACACTAGAGGATCACTCACACATGTGTTTCGGAAAGCGGCTCCGACTCGGCGTTCGTCGCCGAAACACGTTCCACCATTGTTCTTACCTCAAGACAGTACTGACACTTCTCGCGCTCTTCATGCCACATTACACCGCGACGCATTTCTACTTGCATCATGAATCGTCGGAATGACTGGCATAATACGTACAGTATAATACGGATGCAGAGAGAAGGAACCAGCAGAAGAAGCGAAGCGAGAGGTTTACCTGTCGGTGAACAATCCAAACGGCCACACTCAAGTCGTATTTACTTTCGTTGATGCTGCAGTTCACGTAAATTTCCTGCTTGTCTTCGACAGCGTAGACAGCAAAAAACAGCTTTTTGGTCACAATGCACGAGCATACCTAAGCAGTCGCcacaaaaaacgacaaaatcTCTCTGTGCGGTGTTGCTGTTGGGTTTAGAGGCCTGCCTGCACCAAAGGAAACCACTTCCGCCCCTGCACGAGCGCTCCAATTGGCTGGATGAAAAGTGTTTGCGGATCCGCGCTTGGGAGCTGCAGCGCGGAACGTCTCTAAAAAAACATCCGGAAACGCCTTGCGTCCTCCACTTCACACTTCTCACTGAGAGGATGCGCCTCCTCCTcaagaaacgcatgtgtgaataaGCCTTGAGTGTTGTTGCAGTCACAACTATCATTTTATGAGAGACCATGTAAGTGGAAGAGAAAGCGAGCATGTATTCGTGTTGCATTACCCTTAGTTTAAGAAATAATGTTCCATAACGTTATTTTCATTGCATCACAAATTGGTGAAGTGATCAAATCTCAatagtgagagagagagagagattatgggtttaatggcacaaaggcaacaaaggccacagagcgccaaaactacggtgagtatgtgagagatgattatgggagagatgatgatggtgagagagagagtgtgtgtggtagttaaaagctatctacaggtatgagcggtgagatggaccaggataagagagaggaggatgacgataacaagtgagtatggcagttaaaagctatctaaaaGTGTGAGCGATCAGGTGATCCACGATGAGATATCTCAATAGTGATACGCTTTTATCCACATTTTTGTGACACAGTGTGACACTCATCTGCAACCACTGCTACTTTTTTGCACACTTTCTTCAATCTCTTTCCAGCATGAGCAGCTCCACAGCAGCGAGCACAACAGTGCCCACCTATCCCACGGATTCCAAGCAGGAAATGAGGTGGCAGGTGTGCCCGCAACTTACCACTGCCTCTACACTCCCCAGGTAGTCCAGGAAGCTGATCCACGGCCCAAAAACGCAGGTCCCCACATGGAGCAGATAACCGAGCGTGCCGGAGATGGACGGAAGAGAATACAGGCCGCGGTCGACGTCCAGGGCTACTGATATCACCTTCATGGCGATTATCATCTGTGACCCTGCGTGTCACACGGCTGCTGCATACTACAATTAACCCTCATGTTAAACTCACCTCTCACTTTCTGCCATGATGCGGCGTCGACTAGGAACATTTCACTGCAGGTACGCAATTCTGTGAGCCCACATTATGCAACGGTGAAACAGCTACATCTTACCATACTACCAAGAACGAGACAATGGCGAGAGAGCACACAATCCCTCTGCACCTAGACAGGAGGACGTCTGCCAAGATGAGGACAGCTGTTCCGAACGCAACGAAGCCTGCAACGTAGCCGAGAAGGACACCAAAGAAGTCGTAGAGGCAACAGAGCCCCGCTAGGGCAGAGACAATGTGCACGGCCTTTTTGGGCATGATTTCTGAAACGAAGCAAAATCCGCACTTTGCCGCAAGAGATACGCAACTGTGTCGTCTGCACGCCGTAAAATTGTTTCAAATCTTACAGCTGTAGTTGTGTCTTATTATGTGATTCTCCAATTCATGACTACCAATGTACCACAAAAGTGTACCTTTGCAGCAATGGGCTGAGCTTTCGTCACATTGAGCATAAGTGAGTATTGCTGCGGTATGGTCATATGCTCGTAACCTCTCTTCACTGTCTCAGTGACAGGGAGACCTGCAGTGATGTCAGAACCCCACAACTTTCCGTATTTACGGTGTCAATTTTCAACGCGTCTGCTACCCTCCTTGCTGTAAAACTGTGAATGCGGGTTCACATCAATGCAAGTAATCGTCTTTCACATTTATTTTGCACACGTTCTAGGGCCCggaattttaggcatttgcctataaacGCCCAAATGTGACATTTTCTGGGATGCCTGTCTTTTTTATCGACTCTATTGAATTGTAGCCTTTTTATAGCATTTTTAGATGCCGTAACAGCCCTTTTTAGAAGCGCAAGTGCTAGTGCACCTTTCAGGTTCATTCTGAGTGCTGCGTTTTTTTCTGCTTGTCTGAACCCTTTGCTCCTTTTTCACGATTGGTTTCCTTCAGTACCCTGGTTTGCTAGATGGGGTTCATGTGCATTTGATCAAAAGATTTGCCTTGCTTGTCCTTTCAAGATCATCGGGGGCAGAATACTGAAGATATTATTCAATATAGCTCGGTTCTATGCCGCCTCAGCACTCAAGCTGTACCGTAGCCTTTAAGTGGGCATGTATGTTCCGTCGAATAAcaagtcaaactacgccactctTTCACGTGGTACTTTCAATACCATGGTCAGTGGTCCACTAAGATTGAAATGACACTGGAGTTTCAAAATCACCTGAAACAGATGCGACCGCCCCTTTAATGGTACAGTACACGGAATATAAGTGCTGTGAGTTGAACTGAATTGAAACTTCATTGGCAAAACAATACTCTTGACAGCCGAGTGCCAGAGACAACCAAGAGACAGCAGGCAGTAGACGATAGACAGAAGTCCGTACACACTGGCACTCTAACGGTTTGAAAGAGttctgccaacgccacctagatacataAGGCCtacttattgcctcctctccctccttctctacgtagacatataaagtccgagctcgtctgctactgctgcgATTCCCCGTTCCGCGAATTCAAGAACTTGCAAATGATTGCACCTTGGGAACCCGCAGACTTAAATCTGCAGACAAAATGTGCAACACACTTTTGAGAAAGATACGGGACTGTTTTGCAATTTATTTCAAAGTTTaccccatttagtacgcggggacgatTGATCACTACTTGCAGACGACGCGGCTCGTCGCCATGGCTACGACTGCTGAAAGCATGTTCGTGAATGGCTACAgccattgaaaacacgatcctgattggctgactcctAGTTGTCACGTCACGTCGACGAatgagcaggctttctctatccaGGTGGTGTCGGTTCTGCCGACTTACTAGAGCTTGCAAGTAGCCTGTAAAGTAGACAGGAAGGAAGCAGCACTGCTGCAGCACGGATGCCATCCTTCAGCGCGGGCCGCAGGCAGTTGGCGTACAGGTCGGCCAAGGTGTATTCCGGTTCGTCCAGGTAGTACAACTCCTCCTCGGCTGCCTCCAGTTCGTAGTAGTCCATTCTCGAAGTGATCCACTTATCCGGTCATCACAGTTACCCTGCACGAGTTCGTCAATCCATCGCTCGTTTTGTGAGCACGTGTACCACCAGTGTCACATGAAATTATGTGTGTCTGTATTTCATCTGCATTCAAACGCCACCAGCGACTTATCCAGACCCAACCCCTACACCCTCTAACTCTTTTCCTGTGCACCCTatacaatggggattatttcagCTTTAGTCACATGTCAGCCATGCtgcgttaaaggggcactaaaatgccgacacaagttcacttcaaattacgttacatgcTACGTTAATTCCACACTTGTTGTGGTAATACAAAACATTGATTCCATTACAAAGCTGCTATCAGAATTGTCGTACTGGAACATCTGGGATTACTGTTGTAAGCCACAATTCAGTAAATTGGTACTGAAAAAAGCAGCAATGCATGTTATGCCGCGCATGAACACAACTCTAAGACCAGGCCCGTGCCAAAATCGACATGGACACGATAGGCATGCGCAcacttctcctgctgtctgattggatgctGCCACTCTTTGCTTACTGAGGATTCCACTGGTTGCCACCAAAGAGGGCTCTGTTTCATTGcctttttcttctaaacggtaatGCTTCTAACTAATTTTGCATGCATTATGCTAAACACATGCTTTCGtttgagaacaagttgtttttgcattttagttccCCTTTAATGTCCATCAatgtaactgtaataatgactACCCACcccattttttccaacaccctccCATGCTTTTCGCAATTGGATAAACCACTGAACTACTTGACTCGCTACTTAAGTGCTGCTGACCCAGTGGTCTATCCAGCATTGCAGACATGCAGGGGGAGGGTGAAACGAATTGAGTGGTGAGGTCATTATTACAGTCACATACTAACGGCTTTATGTATCAGTGGGTCCATTAAGGAAGCACCCCACGGCGCGAGTGTTTCAGATGCAACTCATGTAATGCGACACAAGTGCAGACATTTCATTCTGCACAACCCCAGtagacggtgtgtgtgtgtgtataggaATCTCTCAGGATACTTGGGTTTACGTTCTGCAAGCTTTGTGTACTCACCATAAACTATGGGACTCCTATCTCATGTCTTATCTATACCTATTATCTTATCTCCTGCTTTTAACAAAATTTTGaacaatctcacaaaattttaggcgGGACTCCTCTATATTTTGCGGGATGTTATGGGGGCGGTGGGGGGGATCTGGTTAAATCACTGGTGCAGGGTGCTCGTACGAGCCATGACCACTTGACGATAATATATAAACGCAGACGCAACGTTAGCAAAATAATTTTTACGGGGACCTACATCGCGTGGTTCGCACACAAAGCAGTGTTTGGCTTTCACAGAAAACAACGAATAATTTCGGGTGAACAAATCACATGAGAGAACGGCAATGTTACGTCGTTATGTTATGGTGACAAATCCGCGCGAAACGCAAACTTCAGTTATCCTTTTTTATTCTCGTTATTTCGATGCAGCGTTCTTACTCACCGCTAAAGGGACGGACTTCCGTCATGTTGATTGATGTTGTATAGAAAGCATGATTAAATGCCAATGCATTCAGTTAGTTTAACGCACACAATCATTGTCATCTGTCAACTAACTCGAGATGACAGATGAACAGGGCAGCGCCATATTGGAAGAGATTGCGACGACGCGCACGCTCCCCCGCGGCGCTATTTGACGCGCGCGATCGTCGTCTGGACGCGCGGTCGTGCGGTCTGCTGGGTCTGCTGCCCTGTGGCCACCTGTGGCGAAAGCCTGGTCAAAGCGCCTGTCAAAGCCAAAAGCGGAAAGCCTGGTCAAAGTACAAGATAGTTCAGCACCGCCTGGTGAAATGGGATCTACTCAAGGAATTGAAAAATGACAGTACACCTTaattttattttgtacttgcTTGGAACCTCGATCTGTTCCCAGCAAGGCCGCACCTGTGACTCCGTTGCGAGTCAGTCTGCCCTGAATCAAAAGGGATTAGGTgcaactcactcactcactcactcactcactcactcactcacacacgAAGGGGATAAGGTGCAACTACTCTACGCATCAATACGTAGTGGGAAGAACACTTTGGAAATCGACAGCGCGGTACCAGCCCTGTGCGGACGACCAGTGGCCCAGTAGGGCCGTAACCCCTCCctcttatttattttgttttattctgCACTCATGACCCCACTTGGGCACTTGGGAGACTGCCCCGCATCAAAACAGTTTAGATGCTCTCTACTGTACTCAACCGAAGCGCTTCATGAAACCGAAAACCATAAAGATATTGTAGTACTATGGGGAGCCATTTACCTGGTTAccaagaaaacgtgtcattcaattatcgttaaaaaaaaaaaaaaaaaaaaaacatcatcacctagaatcatgcaatcgacggcatttgttcttactatgtttttgccacctcggATGTGAATGTCATCATAACGTGagtttcattatgtaaatttttgcgaactgaactcaaaaatttgccaagtaaaggttaccccaccaatgtgaggAGTGTGCCGAATTTGGTGGTACACGCAAATGAGGTCCCTTTTTGGGTCGCTTTTGTGTCTTCATTCGCGCGCTTGCCCAGTCCActacggaaagaaaagaaggcttcacCCCAAGAGTTGCATCATCTGAAAGTCGATATCGTAACTCCGTGCGGAATGTGGTTTGATATTACGACATAGTTCGCGCTAGCTTCgtatagagacaccacgtgcaAATGCAGAAAATGCGACAAATGCTAAAACATACTGGGTGGTACGCCAATCATTATATAAATTCATAGTAAAGAACGTAGGCCC
This portion of the Ornithodoros turicata isolate Travis chromosome 3, ASM3712646v1, whole genome shotgun sequence genome encodes:
- the LOC135388205 gene encoding protein-serine O-palmitoleoyltransferase porcupine-like; the encoded protein is MDYYELEAAEEELYYLDEPEYTLADLYANCLRPALKDGIRAAAVLLPSCLLYRLLASSKIMPKKAVHIVSALAGLCCLYDFFGVLLGYVAGFVAFGTAVLILADVLLSRCRGIVCSLAIVSFLVVCEMFLVDAASWQKVRGSQMIIAMKVISVALDVDRGLYSLPSISGTLGYLLHVGTCVFGPWISFLDYLGSVEAVELDVIWGLSAIRSFLLSYMSLTVSTCWAGWFLPVADLKWPAAYRDALAFRFSHYFISFLSETSAVVAGVSRDGSWDLSISSPKDVEVPRSLVCVVIHWNRSMHTWLKHYVFRPVHPCGTFAAILVTYAASSLLHGLNFQLAAVLLSLGFYTYTEHVLRHKLATVFEACVAAKKCKPNCGHKYKSDQPMVFAVNLLFGLLTVFHLAYLGVMFDAPTDLQEQGYSMWHTLSKWSELHFASHWVAACTFLFYLVT